In a single window of the Caproicibacterium sp. BJN0003 genome:
- a CDS encoding TrkH family potassium uptake protein has product MSSKIRSPFRNTPPIRLIVLSFMLVILTGTILLIFPFCSRNGSFTAPIDALFVATSATCVTGLSPFDTWTHWNEIGQLVIILLIQVGGLGLVTFTTGVTMLLRRKMGLKELRLAVENTNGESGLIRHLIRITLGFTFSCELLGALLLMIRFVPIYGPYGVWISVFTAISAFCNAGFDILGLSDPGQSLIPYVSDPLVCITVATLLVVGGLGFVVISDIFYAKIRPHLLHQDHVHRLSLQSKLVIYCSAALLLVGAILFFFLEDHNTLEGLSLGAKINASFFQSASARTAGFSSVHIASELDITKIVTILLMFIGASPGSTGGGIKTTTFVVLLFTVISVLHNKSYTVIQHHRVSQHIVYRSLAICSVAILTIILTTCVITLCDPINGIDALFESTSAFATVGLSADVTSRLTFWPKLALSFTMYLGRVGPVSLGLSMLLHRHKPQDKDIIRTDCIMPEAKISVG; this is encoded by the coding sequence ATGTCTTCCAAGATTCGCTCCCCGTTCCGCAATACACCGCCAATCCGGCTGATTGTGCTTAGCTTTATGCTTGTAATTTTAACAGGGACTATTTTATTGATTTTCCCTTTTTGCAGCCGCAACGGCAGCTTTACTGCTCCGATTGACGCGCTTTTTGTTGCAACTTCTGCAACCTGTGTAACCGGCCTGTCCCCTTTCGACACTTGGACACACTGGAATGAAATCGGTCAGCTGGTCATTATTCTTTTGATTCAAGTTGGCGGCTTGGGATTGGTTACTTTTACGACGGGCGTTACCATGCTGCTGCGCCGTAAAATGGGACTTAAGGAACTGCGGCTTGCCGTAGAAAACACCAATGGAGAAAGCGGCTTGATCCGTCATTTAATTCGCATTACGCTCGGCTTTACTTTCTCTTGTGAATTGCTTGGTGCACTTCTGCTGATGATTCGCTTTGTTCCAATTTATGGTCCCTATGGAGTTTGGATTTCTGTTTTTACTGCAATCTCTGCTTTTTGTAATGCTGGATTTGATATTTTAGGACTTTCTGATCCTGGGCAGAGTTTGATTCCCTATGTATCTGATCCTCTGGTTTGTATCACTGTTGCGACACTTCTTGTTGTCGGCGGACTTGGATTCGTTGTGATCAGCGATATTTTCTATGCAAAAATTCGGCCGCACCTTCTGCATCAGGATCATGTACATCGCCTTTCTCTTCAATCAAAATTGGTTATTTACTGCAGTGCCGCTCTTCTTCTTGTCGGTGCCATCTTGTTCTTCTTCTTGGAAGATCACAACACCCTTGAGGGACTTTCTCTCGGTGCAAAGATCAACGCTTCTTTCTTTCAGTCCGCCAGCGCAAGAACAGCCGGATTTTCTTCTGTTCATATCGCATCTGAATTGGACATCACAAAAATTGTCACAATTCTTTTGATGTTTATCGGTGCTTCACCAGGATCAACCGGAGGCGGTATTAAAACAACCACTTTTGTTGTGCTTCTCTTTACTGTAATTTCCGTACTGCACAACAAATCATATACTGTTATTCAGCATCATCGGGTCAGTCAGCACATTGTCTACCGTTCTCTCGCAATCTGCAGTGTAGCGATTTTGACCATTATTTTGACAACTTGTGTCATTACGCTTTGCGATCCCATTAACGGTATCGATGCTCTATTTGAATCTACCAGTGCTTTTGCGACCGTAGGACTTTCGGCAGATGTTACTTCAAGGCTTACATTTTGGCCAAAGCTTGCACTCTCATTTACGATGTATCTTGGCAGAGTTGGCCCCGTCTCCTTGGGACTCTCCATGCTTTTGCATAGGCATAAGCCCCAAGATAAAGATATCATTCGAACGGACTGCATCATGCCGGAAGCTAAAATCAGTGTAGGATAA
- a CDS encoding DUF1284 domain-containing protein — protein MYLRPHHGLCLLNFVGEGYSGEFTNNMSRMAALLKAHPETQIEIAEGVDDLCKNCPNRRGSRCESDHPLLFDQLVLKEIKLSPGEKLSWREFSDRTRELALDRLDEFCPGCQWLDLCKKVSAVHREKRS, from the coding sequence ATGTATTTACGGCCACACCATGGACTGTGTCTTCTGAATTTTGTCGGGGAAGGCTACAGCGGTGAATTTACGAACAATATGAGCCGAATGGCAGCACTGCTTAAAGCACACCCGGAGACGCAGATCGAGATTGCAGAGGGGGTGGATGATCTTTGCAAGAATTGTCCAAATCGAAGGGGCAGCCGCTGTGAATCTGATCATCCGTTGTTATTTGATCAATTGGTTCTCAAAGAAATAAAACTTTCTCCTGGAGAGAAACTTAGTTGGAGAGAATTTTCTGATCGGACAAGGGAGCTTGCTCTTGATCGCTTGGATGAATTTTGTCCGGGATGTCAATGGTTGGATCTTTGTAAAAAGGTTTCAGCGGTGCACAGAGAAAAAAGATCATAA
- the asnB gene encoding asparagine synthase (glutamine-hydrolyzing), with the protein MCGLTGFTGEVLDYNEVIGKMTDVITHRGPDSSGVYTDDGVCMGFRRLSIIDIAATGDQPIYNEDKNLVITFNGEIYNYQQLREELIGLGHQFYTHTDTEVILHGFEEWQEKVLDRLRGMFCFAIWNRQEKSLFMARDFFGIKPMHYAMVDGHLVYGSEIKSILEFPGFEKKLNLKALDSYLSFEYVVPPQTMFEGITVLLPGHYLWYKDGEVTTTRYWEPKFEEDNSITEEQAVKMIEDVFEDSVQAHRIADVEVGCFLSSGVDSSYVASYFGGQKSFTVGFGEDIRYNEISYAQDLSKEVGLDHHYKLISPEEYWGNIKKVQYHMDQPEADASCIALYFVSKIASQYVKVVLSGEGADELFGGYNIYHEPDDLARYKKIPLPIRKALAKLAEAMPFRFKGKNFLIRGAQDIEESFIGNCSMITMKEKRAILRPEIPVYRPQELTKPIYDRVKDKDDVTKMQYLDLHVWMAGDILLKADRMSMANSLELRVPFLDKDVWEVARHLPKKLRVNPQNTKYAMRKAAERHLPQSTAQKKKLGFPVPTRVWLREEPYYTIVKNAFQSETSKKFFNPDALIKLLDEHKAGKVDNNRKIWTIFVFLMWYDVYFNGASHEPGSEPVMSK; encoded by the coding sequence ATGTGCGGATTGACAGGTTTTACCGGAGAAGTACTTGATTATAATGAAGTTATCGGCAAAATGACCGATGTAATCACCCACCGCGGACCGGATTCCAGCGGCGTTTATACAGACGACGGCGTTTGCATGGGATTTCGCCGTCTCTCCATCATCGATATTGCCGCAACCGGCGACCAGCCGATTTACAACGAAGACAAAAACTTAGTCATTACTTTTAACGGTGAAATTTATAATTATCAGCAACTGCGCGAAGAGCTGATTGGCCTTGGCCATCAGTTCTACACCCATACCGACACTGAAGTCATTCTTCATGGTTTTGAAGAGTGGCAGGAAAAGGTTTTGGATCGGCTGCGCGGAATGTTTTGTTTTGCAATCTGGAATCGTCAGGAAAAAAGCCTTTTTATGGCCCGTGATTTCTTTGGCATTAAACCAATGCACTATGCGATGGTCGACGGTCATCTTGTTTACGGCAGCGAAATTAAATCGATCCTGGAATTTCCGGGATTCGAAAAGAAGCTGAATCTTAAAGCGCTCGACAGCTATCTTTCTTTTGAATATGTCGTGCCGCCTCAGACCATGTTCGAAGGAATCACTGTGCTTTTGCCCGGCCATTATCTCTGGTATAAAGATGGAGAAGTCACCACGACCCGCTACTGGGAACCGAAATTTGAGGAAGACAACTCCATCACCGAAGAACAAGCAGTCAAGATGATTGAAGATGTCTTTGAAGACAGCGTTCAAGCGCATCGAATTGCCGATGTAGAAGTTGGCTGTTTCCTTTCGAGCGGTGTGGATTCCAGCTACGTTGCTTCCTATTTTGGCGGACAAAAATCCTTTACCGTTGGATTCGGCGAGGATATTCGCTACAATGAGATCAGCTATGCACAGGATCTTTCCAAAGAAGTTGGACTTGATCATCATTATAAACTGATCAGCCCGGAAGAATACTGGGGCAATATCAAAAAAGTTCAGTACCATATGGATCAGCCTGAAGCGGATGCTTCCTGCATTGCACTGTATTTTGTGAGCAAAATTGCCAGCCAGTATGTAAAAGTCGTTCTTTCCGGTGAAGGAGCAGACGAACTCTTCGGCGGATATAATATTTATCATGAGCCGGATGATCTGGCCCGCTATAAAAAGATTCCCCTCCCGATCCGCAAAGCGCTTGCAAAGCTTGCAGAAGCGATGCCTTTCCGCTTTAAGGGTAAGAATTTTCTCATTCGCGGCGCGCAGGATATTGAGGAGAGCTTTATCGGCAACTGCAGCATGATCACCATGAAGGAAAAGCGTGCAATTCTCCGCCCGGAGATTCCCGTATACCGTCCGCAGGAGCTCACAAAGCCGATTTATGATCGGGTGAAAGATAAAGATGACGTTACCAAGATGCAGTATCTTGATCTGCATGTTTGGATGGCCGGCGATATTCTTTTAAAAGCAGACCGCATGAGCATGGCAAACTCCCTAGAGCTTCGGGTTCCATTCCTAGATAAAGATGTCTGGGAAGTTGCCCGCCATCTGCCCAAAAAGCTGCGGGTCAATCCTCAGAATACAAAATACGCCATGCGTAAAGCCGCCGAGCGCCATTTACCGCAATCCACCGCTCAGAAAAAGAAGTTGGGATTCCCAGTACCAACTCGTGTGTGGCTGCGGGAAGAACCTTATTACACCATTGTTAAAAATGCTTTTCAGAGTGAGACTTCTAAAAAATTCTTTAACCCTGATGCATTAATTAAGCTGCTTGATGAGCATAAAGCCGGAAAAGTTGATAATAATCGTAAAATCTGGACAATCTTTGTTTTCCTGATGTGGTACGATGTTTACTTTAACGGTGCTTCTCATGAACCCGGCAGCGAACCTGTGATGTCAAAATAA
- a CDS encoding QueT transporter family protein has protein sequence MQKQNRTVYFLCQSALIAAAYAVLTLAAAALGWAYGPIQFRFSEALTILPALTPAAVPGLAVGCFLANLGSPLGPVDWIFGTLATLLAALWSRSLRHIKVRGVPVLAPLPPIICNAAIIGLEIACLGDSGFSMSGFSLAAFLPNALYVGLGELVICYGLGLPLLYILEHVLQKNSHLKTLFPQN, from the coding sequence ATGCAAAAACAAAATCGTACCGTCTATTTTCTATGCCAAAGCGCATTGATTGCCGCTGCTTATGCAGTCTTGACCCTTGCCGCGGCTGCGCTCGGTTGGGCCTATGGTCCAATACAGTTTCGCTTTAGCGAAGCGCTCACCATACTGCCTGCCCTAACTCCGGCTGCAGTGCCGGGACTCGCTGTTGGATGCTTTTTAGCAAATCTCGGCAGTCCTTTAGGCCCAGTTGATTGGATTTTCGGGACACTTGCTACCCTTTTGGCAGCATTATGGAGCCGTTCTCTGCGCCATATTAAGGTACGCGGAGTCCCTGTTTTGGCACCGCTCCCACCGATCATCTGCAATGCCGCAATCATTGGCCTTGAGATTGCCTGTCTTGGAGATTCCGGCTTTTCAATGAGCGGATTTTCTCTGGCAGCTTTTTTACCCAATGCGCTTTACGTTGGTCTGGGAGAACTGGTGATCTGTTATGGTCTGGGACTGCCGCTTCTCTATATTTTAGAACATGTTTTGCAAAAGAACAGTCATTTAAAAACACTTTTCCCTCAAAATTAA